A DNA window from Trichomycterus rosablanca isolate fTriRos1 chromosome 9, fTriRos1.hap1, whole genome shotgun sequence contains the following coding sequences:
- the cdh2 gene encoding cadherin-2, translated as MHCTGGAMLTLLAALQLVVHGEETMLCQPGFTQQEYSVIVSDVIPEGQALLKVSFTDCGRGSGLRFETGDPDDFRIGEDGTLYAKRTLRVSERNSRGLEIRAKNLNSEEEWSTRVTFTLPDSPKQVPEIVFPWRSNVVGGDGSVSRVKRDWVIPPINVPENSRGQFPEELVKIRSDRDKINTLRYSVTGPGADQSPTGLFIIDPITGQLSVTKPLDREQISNFHLRAHAVDINGNQMENPIDIVINVIDMNDNRPEFAHQIWNGTVDEGAKPGTFVMTVTSLDKDDPNTANGMLRYKILSQTPETPSPNMFTINNKTGKIITVAAGLDREKVSQYTLVIQATDMEGNPTYGLSNTATAIIRLLDVNDNEPEFTRGTWNGGVPENRVNLIVTNLTVTDKDKPGTPAWNAVYRIVSGDPTGRFSIPTDPTSNEGLVTVVKPIDYEINRSYMLVVVAENEVPLSSGIHRTRLTSATVSIHVIDVNESPNFEPNPKQIKLDEGLPGGSMLTTFIAHDPDKHMQQTIRYSKLFDPANWLEIDPSNGRISTTALLDRESPYVRNNLYNATFMASDNGIPPATGTGTLQIYLLDINDNAPRVFPQETEMCERPNPNGINITAVDGDLNPNAGPFAFELASRPSDIRRNWTLTRLNGEYVQLSLKIGYLQSGIYEVPITITDSGNLPMANTSYLRVKVCQCDHHGDCVDMERIMAAGLGTGAIISILICIIILLVLVLMFVMYMKRRDKERQAKQLLIDPEDDVRDNILKYDEEGGGEEDQDYDLSQLQQPDTLEHDLVKPVGIRRLDERPLHPEPNYPLRSAAPHPGDIGDFIHEGLKAADTDPTAPPYDSLLVFDYEGSGSTAGSLSSLHSSSSGEEQDYDYLNDWGPRFRKLADMYGGNDD; from the exons TGAGCTTCACGGACTGTGGCAGAGGTTCAGGGCTGCGCTTCGAAACCGGAGACCCGGACGATTTTCGGATAGGAGAAGACGGCACACTGTACGCCAAGCGTACCCTCCGTGTGTCGGAGAGAAACAGCCGCGGCCTCGAGATCCGAGCGAAGAATTTGAATTCAGAGGAAGAGTGGTCTACACGAGTGACCTTCACACTACCAGACTCGCCCAAACAG GTCCCGGAGATCGTGTTTCCATGGCGCAGCAATGTTGTCGGCGGTGACGGAAGCGTGAGTCGCGTTAAGAGAGACTGGGTCATTCCTCCCATCAACGTCCCCGAAAACTCACGAGGACAGTTCCCAGAGGAGCTTGTCAAA atCCGCTCAGACAGggataaaataaacacactgcGTTACAGTGTAACTGGACCGGGTGCTGATCAGAGTCCTACTGGTCTTTTCattatcgatcccatcacaggACAGCTGTCTGTCACCAAGCCTCTGGACCGAGAACAGATCTCCAACTTTCAT CTACGCGCTCATGCAGTGGACATCAACGGCAATCAGATGGAAAATCCCATCGACATCGTTATCAACGTCATCGACATGAACGACAACAGACCGGAGTTCGCACATCAGATCTGGAACGGCACAGTGGATGAGGGCGCTAAgcctg GAACGTTTGTGATGACGGTGACTTCGCTGGATAAGGACGATCCCAACACAGCCAACGGCATGCTGAGATACAAGATCCTGTCTCAGACTCCTGAAACTCCCTCCCCAAACATGTTTACCATCAATAACAAGACGGGCAAGATCATCACCGTAGCTGCCGGTCTGGACCGAGAG AAAGTGTCCCAATACACCTTGGTCATCCAGGCCACTGATATGGAGGGTAACCCCACATACGGCTTATCCAACACTGCTACTGCTATTATCCGCCTGCTGGACGTCAACGATAATGAACCGGAGTTTACCAGAGGAACA TGGAATGGAGGAGTGCCTGAGAATCGTGTGAATTTGATAGTAACTAATCTGACAGTAACAGATAAAGACAAGCCAGGCACGCCAGCATGGAACGCTGTCTATCGCATCGTTTCAGGAGACCCGACCGGACGCTTCTCCATCCCCACCGATCCCACCAGTAACGAGGGTCTGGtcacagtggttaag CCAATCGACTACGAGATCAACCGTTCTTACATGCTGGTAGTGGTGGCCGAGAACGAGGTGCCGCTGTCATCCGGGATCCACCGAACCCGCCTGACGAGCGCCACCGTTTCCATCCATGTCATCGATGTGAACGAGAGTCCCAACTTTGAGCCCAACCCCAAACAGATCAAACTGGACGAGGGGCTTCCGGGAGGGTCAATGCTCACGACGTTTATAGCCCACGACCCGGACAAACACATGCAGCAGACGATCAG ataCTCAAAGCTGTTTGACCCTGCTAACTGGCTGGAGATTGACCCCAGCAACGGGCGCATCTCCACCACTGCCCTACTTGACAGAGAGTCTCCCTATGTCAGAAACAACCTCTACAATGCCACCTTTATGGCTTCTGACAATg GTATTCCTCCAGCAACCGGGACCGGCACACTGCAAATCTACCTGCTGGACATTAACGATAACGCGCCACGCGTCTTCCCTCAGGAGACAGAAATGTGCGAACGACCCAACCCCAATGGCATCAACATCACAGCCGTGGACGGAGACCTGAACCCCAATGCCGGGCCGTTCGCCTTTGAGCTCGCCAGCCGACCCTCTGATATCCGCCGGAATTGGACGCTTACACGCCTCAATG GCGAGTACGTCCAGTTGAGTCTGAAGATCGGCTACCTGCAGAGCGGAATCTACGAAGTGCCCATCACCATCACGGACTCCGGCAACCTTCCCATGGCCAACACGTCATACCTGCGGGTAAAGGTGTGCCAGTGTGATCACCACGGAGACTGCGTAGACATGGAACGCATCATGGCTGCCGGGCTGGGTACCGGAGCCATTATCTCTATCCTGATCTGCATCATCATCCTGCTGG TCTTGGTGCTGATGTTCGTGATGTATATGAAGAGAAGAGATAAGGAGCGTCAGGCAAAGCAGCTGCTGATCGACCCGGAGGACGACGTGCGAGACAACATCTTAAAATACGACGAGGAGGGGGGCGGAGAGGAGGACCAG GATTATGACCTGAGTCAGCTGCAGCAGCCCGACACTCTGGAGCACGACTTGGTGAAGCCGGTCGGCATCCGGCGGCTAGACGAGCGCCCGCTGCACCCAGAGCCCAACTACCCTCTCCGCTCTGCTGCCCCTCACCCTGGAGACATCGGAGACTTCATccatgag GGTCTTAAAGCGGCCGACACCGACCCCACGGCACCACCGTACGACTCCCTGCTGGTGTTCGACTACGAAGGCAGCGGCTCCACCGCCGGCTCGCTCAGCTCGCTGCACTCGTCCAGCTCTGGAGAAGAGCAGGACTACGACTACCTCAACGACTGGGGGCCACGGTTCCGTAAACTGGCCGACATGTACGGTGGAAACGACGACTAA